The Pyxidicoccus sp. MSG2 DNA segment GCAGGGACTCGCCATCCGGGCGCCAGTCGCGCAGGGCCAGCTGCTTGCTGTACGGGTTCTGCCGCAGCTTCGCCCACTCCTCGGGGGTGCGCTGCACGCCCTCGTCCCGGCGCGGCTCGCGGCGCATGTCCACGCGCGCCTCACCGAACAGGCGCGTGAAGGCGGCGGCGGAGAGGACGTTGTAGTCCACCTCCAGGCGGAACAGCGGCGTGCCGTCCTCGAGCGACAGCAGCGTCTGCGCGGTGGCGGTGCGCTTGCCCGTGAACTGCGCGCGGGCCAGGCCCCAGAGCAATTCCGTGGAGCGGGCCATGGCCTCCGGGCGCAGCCACTGACCGCGCGCGCCGCACGCCAGGTAGAAGTGCTGGCCGTCCTTGGGCGACATCAGCGCGGAAGCGCAGGAGCCGAGGATGGCCAGGTGACGCCCCGACTCCGCGATGCTGATGGGGCCGGCCTCCGCGTCCGGGTCCTGCTGCACCGGGATGCGCGCCACGACCTCCCCCTCGCCCATCACCGTCACGTCCTTCAGCGCGTAGTACGGGTCCCGGACGCAGATGCGCGGGTACAGGTCCGCGTGCGACAGCACCGTGTGCGGCGCCAGCCCTTCCAGGCTCCGCAGGGGCTCCTGCGCCTGGGTCCGCTGGGGCTCCTTCGCCGGGTTCCAGGAACCCTGGGTGGCGCCGGTGGAGAGGAGCGAGGTGGCGGGGACGAAGGTGGCGGCGTCGAGCATGGGAGACTGACCTTTATTCGTACACAGGGTGTCGGGGGACACCTGCTCGCCTTGTAACCGAGGGAGCTTCCGGTGGTACAGAACTTTTTCTGTTACCCGGAAATATTCTCGCCAAATGGCCCGAATAGTTGCGTCCAGACAGGAACTTTATGTCTTGGACATAAATTTAGGCATGGCTCGGCCGGTCGGCAGCCGCTCGGGGCGGAGAAATTCAGCATCCGACGCAGAGAGTCAAGCACGGACTGGGGTGAGACCCACCCTGCCGCCCGCAAGTGTCAGCCAATGAATCCGGGTATTTAGAAAGACCCGGATTCAGGGACACACGAAGGCCCCGGCGACGAGGCGCGGGCGCAAGTGCCCGGGTGGAAACCGGCCGGATTCGAACTGGCGTCCTTCGGCATTGGAAACCGACGCGACCACCGCTGCGCTACGGCTCCCACCCGAGCGGGGAGGGCCTCACGCTCGCGGCAAGGCCACGCAAGCCGGGACATCCCCCGGCTCGTCAGCGGACGCTCACAGCTCCACCTGGCTGCCCAGCTCCACCACGCGGTTGGGCGGAATGCGGAAGTACGCCGTGGCGCTGCGCGCGTTGCGGCTCATCCAGGAGAAGAGCGCCTCGCGCCACACCGCCATGCCCGGCTTCTTCGTCGGAATCAGCGTCTCCCGGCCCAGGAAGAAGCTCGTGCCCATGAGCTGGAACTGGAGCCCCTTCTCCCGGCAGCGCTTCAGCACGTCGGGGATGCTCGGGTTCTCCATGAAGCCGTAGCGCGCCACCACCCGCACGAAGCCCTGCTCCAGCGGCTCCACCTCCACCCGCTCCTCACCCGGCACGTGCGGCACGTCCTCCGGGATGATGGTCAGCAGGACCACCTGCTCGTGCAGCACCTTGTTGTGCTTCAGGTTGTGCAGCAGCGCCGGCGGCGTGCCCTCCGCGTTGCCCGTCATGAAGATGGCCGTGCCCGGCACCCGCACCGGCGGATGGCCCCCGAAGCTGTCCAGCAACTCCTTCAGCGGAATGCTCGCCGCGCGCAGCTTGCCCGCCAGGATGTCGCGCCCCCGCTTCCACGTCGTCATCAGCGTGAAGATGATGAGCGCCAGGAGCAGCGGCAGCCACCCGCCGGCGACAATCTTCACCGTGTTGGCCGCGAAGAACGACAGGTCCACCACCAGGAACAGGCCCGCAATCGGCAGGGTCAGCGCCCGGCCCACGCCCCACCGCTCGCGCGCCACCACGTAGGCGAGGACGGTGGTGATGGCCATCGTCGTCACCGCGGCGATGCCGTACGCCGACGCCAGCGCGCTCGAGGAGCGGAAGGTCAGCACCAGCGTCACCACGCCCAGCAGCAGCACCCAGTTGAGGCCGGGCAGATAGATCTGCCCCATCTCCTCCGCCGACGTGTGCACCACCTCCATGCGCGGGCTGTAGCCCAACTGCATGGCCTGCCGGGTAATGGAGAACGCTCCGGAGATGAGCGTCTGCGAGGCGATGATGCCCGCCGCCGTGGCAAGGGCCACCAGCGGGTAGAGCGCCCAGTCCGGCGCCAGCAGGTAGAACGGGTTGCGCGCCGCGCTCGCGTCACGCAGCAGCAGCGCCCCCTGCCCCAGGTAGTTGAGCGTCAGCCCCGGCAGCACCAGGAAGAACCAGGCCCGCTTGATGGGCTTCCACCCGAAGTGCCCCATGTCGGCGTAGAGCGCCTCGCCGCCCGTCACCACCAGGAACACCGCGCCCAGCACCAGGAAGCCGTGCTTGCCGTTGTGGAGGAAGAAGAGCGCGCCCTCGTGCGGCGACAGCGCCCAGAGCACCTCCGGGTTGTGCAGCACCTCCTT contains these protein-coding regions:
- a CDS encoding potassium transporter Kup, yielding MVGVSGGASAREAPDTFKRTALLALGALGIVYGDIGTSPLYALRECFHGPHSVSPTPDNVLGVLSLIFWSLIIVVSVKYLIFVMRADNRGEGGILALMALAMQRPRGQAHTPRPVLVTLGIFGAALLYGDGVITPAITVLSAVEGLNVATPVFEPYVIPITLVIIVIIFLVQRHGTAGIAAVFGPVMCLWFATLAVLGAKEVLHNPEVLWALSPHEGALFFLHNGKHGFLVLGAVFLVVTGGEALYADMGHFGWKPIKRAWFFLVLPGLTLNYLGQGALLLRDASAARNPFYLLAPDWALYPLVALATAAGIIASQTLISGAFSITRQAMQLGYSPRMEVVHTSAEEMGQIYLPGLNWVLLLGVVTLVLTFRSSSALASAYGIAAVTTMAITTVLAYVVARERWGVGRALTLPIAGLFLVVDLSFFAANTVKIVAGGWLPLLLALIIFTLMTTWKRGRDILAGKLRAASIPLKELLDSFGGHPPVRVPGTAIFMTGNAEGTPPALLHNLKHNKVLHEQVVLLTIIPEDVPHVPGEERVEVEPLEQGFVRVVARYGFMENPSIPDVLKRCREKGLQFQLMGTSFFLGRETLIPTKKPGMAVWREALFSWMSRNARSATAYFRIPPNRVVELGSQVEL